The following are encoded in a window of Nakamurella sp. A5-74 genomic DNA:
- a CDS encoding SGNH/GDSL hydrolase family protein codes for MHGILSTLHDLRPVQGTVTAVIGYWNVGWSGAVGRAQGVVYVRNARLLTDAVNQVLERASAAGGAVYVDAYAAFGSDDSTTTDLLTDDGDHPNDRGHDALARAVVSAVRAAGR; via the coding sequence ATGCACGGCATCCTGTCGACGCTGCACGACCTGAGGCCGGTCCAGGGGACGGTGACCGCTGTCATCGGCTACTGGAACGTGGGCTGGTCCGGTGCGGTCGGACGTGCCCAGGGTGTTGTCTACGTGCGCAACGCGCGGTTGCTCACCGACGCGGTCAACCAGGTGCTGGAGAGAGCGAGCGCCGCAGGGGGTGCGGTGTACGTGGATGCCTACGCCGCCTTCGGCTCGGACGACAGCACCACCACCGACCTGTTGACCGACGACGGCGACCACCCGAACGACCGCGGACATGACGCCCTGGCCCGAGCGGTGGTCAGTGCCGTCCGCGCTGCCGGACGCTGA
- a CDS encoding SGNH/GDSL hydrolase family protein, with translation MRSSRRPSLDHWHGWAATCRASVPRGRGVLAAVLVGALLTVGCSAVRSAADPSSAPAVAPGPVSATVTKPSPPSTERATPARPSPSPSRSPSAAPVSPSPSDRSTTSPSSAAPARGFHELVGLGDSVPAASACDCPGFVSGSAKLLSQTGRRVTAVNLAVPGATSSDLLHDLSSPHERSVIATSDVVVLEIGANDMNVRQLGDTACTDLS, from the coding sequence GTGAGGTCATCACGCCGGCCATCCCTCGATCACTGGCATGGCTGGGCCGCGACCTGCCGGGCTTCCGTGCCTAGGGGCCGGGGCGTGCTGGCGGCCGTCCTAGTAGGGGCGCTCCTGACAGTCGGCTGCTCCGCTGTGCGGTCCGCTGCCGATCCGTCGTCCGCCCCCGCCGTCGCACCGGGTCCGGTGTCGGCAACGGTGACGAAGCCGTCACCGCCCTCCACGGAACGTGCGACCCCGGCCCGACCCAGCCCTTCCCCGTCCCGCTCCCCGTCGGCCGCTCCCGTGTCCCCGTCGCCCTCCGACCGGTCGACGACGTCCCCCTCCTCAGCAGCACCGGCGCGGGGGTTCCATGAGCTGGTCGGACTGGGGGACTCCGTGCCCGCGGCATCCGCATGTGACTGCCCGGGGTTCGTGAGTGGGTCAGCGAAGCTGCTGTCCCAGACCGGTCGTCGCGTGACTGCAGTCAACCTGGCGGTCCCGGGCGCCACCTCGTCGGACCTGCTGCACGATCTGAGCAGTCCGCACGAGCGCTCGGTCATCGCCACCAGCGACGTTGTCGTGCTCGAGATCGGGGCGAACGACATGAACGTGCGGCAGCTGGGCGACACCGCGTGCACCGACCTCAGCTAG
- a CDS encoding alpha/beta hydrolase-fold protein has translation MSLTGSTFPILLGGLGALLLVTLVLGFPRVGKPWLAMLLRGINAILLNAVVLLLAFALLNDEYAFYASWDDLFGTPTVAESAHGGADAQAAAEVATTGGALTGVKAAISLPPLQASRVQSFIITGATSGFTGQILVYVPPHYDPAAATRYPVIEVLHGFPASPATALVNLRVGDYVDTAVSKHKLAQPILVIPQIDNPNSVDDECINIPGGPQVETWLGVDVPRWTAQHFRTRTDRGSWATLGYSYGGWCSAVLGMRHSSTFVASIILLGYFRPDFSKDYDPIPARSPYLRQYDLVQVAAHRPPPVALWILTSKQDALSYPSTSALLSSARPPLSVTADVLQVGGHRREVITPAIPRSLAWLGRDLPGFRA, from the coding sequence ATGTCCTTGACCGGTTCGACATTCCCGATCCTGTTGGGAGGGCTCGGGGCACTGCTGCTGGTGACGCTCGTCCTCGGATTCCCCCGGGTGGGCAAACCGTGGCTCGCGATGCTGCTCCGCGGCATCAACGCGATCCTGCTCAACGCCGTCGTGCTGTTGCTGGCCTTCGCCCTGCTCAACGACGAATACGCGTTCTACGCCAGCTGGGACGACCTGTTCGGCACGCCGACCGTTGCCGAATCCGCGCACGGTGGTGCCGATGCCCAGGCCGCGGCCGAGGTGGCGACCACCGGAGGAGCACTGACCGGTGTGAAGGCAGCCATCTCGTTGCCGCCGCTGCAGGCCAGCCGTGTCCAGTCGTTCATCATCACCGGAGCGACCAGCGGATTCACCGGCCAGATCCTAGTGTACGTCCCGCCCCACTACGACCCTGCTGCAGCCACCCGGTATCCGGTCATCGAGGTGCTGCACGGCTTTCCGGCCAGTCCGGCCACTGCCCTCGTCAACCTGCGGGTGGGCGACTACGTCGACACGGCGGTGAGCAAACACAAACTCGCCCAGCCCATCCTGGTGATCCCACAGATCGACAACCCGAACTCCGTCGACGACGAGTGCATCAACATTCCCGGCGGACCGCAGGTGGAGACCTGGCTCGGCGTCGACGTGCCCAGGTGGACTGCCCAACACTTCCGCACCCGCACGGATCGCGGTTCCTGGGCCACCCTCGGATACTCCTACGGAGGCTGGTGCTCCGCCGTGCTCGGGATGCGTCATTCGTCCACCTTCGTGGCATCCATCATCCTGCTGGGCTACTTCCGGCCGGACTTCTCCAAGGACTACGACCCGATTCCTGCGCGCAGCCCGTACCTGCGTCAGTACGACCTGGTGCAGGTGGCCGCGCACCGGCCACCACCGGTGGCGCTGTGGATCCTCACCAGCAAGCAGGATGCCCTCTCCTATCCCTCCACCTCGGCGTTGCTCAGCAGCGCCCGACCTCCGCTCTCGGTCACCGCCGACGTCCTGCAGGTGGGCGGGCACCGACGTGAGGTCATCACGCCGGCCATCCCTCGATCACTGGCATGGCTGGGCCGCGACCTGCCGGGCTTCCGTGCCTAG
- a CDS encoding response regulator transcription factor → MRALVVEDEKMLAESIRRGLINAGFVVDLAHDGMFGQRLAIENPYDVIVLDIMLPGRNGYEVLRTLRGLAVWTPTLMLTAKDGEYDQTDAFELGADDYLTKPFSFPVLVARLRALVRRAAPERPVTLVLGDLRLDPNRHTVTAGDVPLSLTSREFAVLQYLLRHSENVVSKTEILDNVWDPAFDGSDNIVEVYIAHLRHKLGVVAGRPTIQTVRGMGYRLSVTPA, encoded by the coding sequence ATGCGCGCGCTGGTAGTCGAGGACGAGAAGATGCTGGCCGAGTCCATCCGGAGGGGGCTGATCAACGCCGGCTTCGTCGTCGACCTCGCCCACGACGGGATGTTCGGTCAGCGGCTCGCCATCGAGAACCCCTACGACGTCATCGTGCTCGACATCATGCTGCCCGGCCGCAACGGGTACGAAGTGCTGCGGACCCTGCGCGGGCTCGCCGTCTGGACGCCCACTCTGATGCTCACGGCGAAAGACGGCGAGTACGACCAGACGGATGCGTTCGAGCTCGGAGCCGACGACTACCTGACGAAACCGTTCAGCTTCCCGGTGCTCGTCGCGCGGCTGCGCGCACTGGTCCGGCGGGCGGCGCCCGAACGCCCGGTCACCCTGGTGCTCGGAGATCTGCGGCTGGACCCCAATCGCCATACGGTGACGGCGGGGGACGTGCCGTTGTCGTTGACCTCCAGGGAGTTCGCCGTCCTGCAGTATCTCTTGCGGCACAGTGAGAACGTCGTCTCCAAGACCGAGATCCTGGACAACGTCTGGGATCCGGCGTTCGACGGCAGCGACAACATCGTCGAGGTCTACATCGCCCACCTGCGGCACAAGCTCGGCGTCGTTGCTGGGCGGCCGACGATCCAGACAGTTCGCGGGATGGGCTACCGCCTGTCCGTGACACCCGCGTGA
- the lysX gene encoding bifunctional lysylphosphatidylglycerol synthetase/lysine--tRNA ligase LysX, whose amino-acid sequence MTTPRSTATASPSSSVPARPASPPDDGRRADRRSDADVDRRHQRVARIVTACYALAVVVAACLWIRGLLHGRREAWLEDGFGLFNVPLTPSLISVVVLALCTWTLSGRKRVGLVAVMVFQVLGSYLGAVGCLRLINAPTLDTLYARSDFGSIVDGLSVVVGVVVLAVLWSVRSAFPGKLRRGSWRGSLLVLLIGSIATVATASIVVFAHLPTAGPRWANLRATLWGALGFHGPSLRLEQAGMPGWIQQATSLLLSLVTVVAVVVFLRSAQHDQQWTADREVQIRRLLSTWGDRDSLGYFATRRDKASICSPNARAAVTYRVIAGVSLASGDPIGDPESWDAAVAAWRAEAITYGWIPAVLGAGAEGARAYARLGLHVIALGDEALLDPEQFDLDSTDSAPVRQAVNRVRKAGLTIRAIRQGQLAAVELAELAARAAEWRGDEPERGFSMSLGREGDPADADVLFVTARDAGGRLRGLLSFVPWGKARISLDLMRRHPHAPNGINEAMVAHVLTHADRIGVRQVSLNFCMFRGVYERNAQLGSRPLTRLNHSVLGFLDKFWQLERLYRSNEKYHPQWLPRFVCFPDWVSLSQVALAAGMAEGFVPAIGAARRAAAGGHLDAQHLREIEQLQSSAPLTSERGRGERFRQRLLHLSQLEALGVQGYPAGPVRQTCTMAQLAATLRPGVEEQDESYAETVIGRVRAIRAHGDVGFLDLGDGTSTVQVVVDAAVVGSESVRQIARLLDVGDLLRVSGVRGRSRSGQPSLILQDWSVQAKALSPVAFRGLVDPGLRSRRRALDLLVHPESLELLRRRSAVVASLRSTLIAAGYWEVETPILQTVHGGAAARPFRTHINAYSADLSLRIAPELYLKRLLVAGAGPIFEIGRNFRNEGADFTHNPEFTSLEAYLPYSDYRGMQVLAEELIRRAGAAIGVSLPDHWPVVRVLDAVSVAVGEPVDIDTDIDLLLAIAVRHAVPVGTGSGPGAVIEALYAKLVEPTTIAPTFYVDFPAETSPLTRPHRSEPGLVERWDLVMNGMELGTAYTELTDPLEQRRRLVAQSAKATAGDLEAMQVDEDFLADLELGMPPSGGLGIGVDRLVMALTGTTIRSVLSFPFVRATPTHAGSAQRRGN is encoded by the coding sequence ATGACAACTCCGAGATCGACAGCGACAGCGTCGCCGTCGAGTTCGGTCCCGGCCCGACCTGCCTCGCCACCGGACGACGGGCGTCGGGCCGACCGGCGGTCCGACGCTGACGTGGACCGGCGTCACCAGCGGGTTGCCCGCATCGTGACCGCCTGCTACGCCCTCGCTGTCGTGGTCGCAGCCTGCCTGTGGATCCGCGGTCTGTTGCACGGCCGCCGCGAAGCCTGGTTGGAAGACGGGTTCGGACTGTTCAACGTCCCCCTGACGCCCTCGCTCATCTCGGTGGTGGTGCTCGCCCTCTGCACGTGGACCCTGTCGGGACGCAAGCGGGTCGGTCTGGTCGCGGTGATGGTGTTCCAGGTGCTGGGGTCCTACCTCGGCGCGGTGGGCTGTCTGCGGCTGATCAACGCACCGACCCTCGACACCCTGTACGCCCGATCCGACTTCGGCAGCATCGTCGATGGTCTGTCCGTCGTGGTCGGGGTCGTGGTGCTTGCAGTCCTGTGGTCCGTCCGGAGCGCCTTTCCGGGGAAGCTGCGCAGGGGGAGTTGGCGCGGCAGCCTGCTCGTTCTGCTGATCGGGTCCATCGCCACCGTCGCGACGGCGAGCATCGTCGTGTTCGCGCACCTCCCCACGGCGGGCCCACGCTGGGCGAACCTCCGTGCGACGTTGTGGGGAGCGCTGGGATTCCACGGGCCGTCCCTTCGCCTGGAGCAGGCGGGCATGCCGGGATGGATCCAGCAGGCCACCTCGCTGCTCCTCAGCCTGGTCACGGTCGTCGCAGTCGTCGTGTTCCTGCGGTCGGCCCAGCACGACCAGCAATGGACCGCCGACCGGGAGGTGCAGATCCGTCGTCTGCTGTCGACCTGGGGCGACCGTGACTCGCTCGGTTACTTCGCCACCCGACGGGACAAGGCGTCGATCTGCTCGCCGAACGCGCGCGCGGCGGTCACCTACCGGGTGATCGCGGGGGTGTCGTTGGCTTCCGGCGATCCGATCGGCGACCCGGAATCGTGGGACGCGGCCGTCGCCGCCTGGCGCGCGGAGGCGATCACCTACGGATGGATCCCGGCGGTGTTGGGTGCCGGTGCTGAGGGTGCCAGGGCCTACGCCCGACTGGGTCTGCACGTGATCGCCCTCGGCGACGAGGCGTTGCTGGATCCCGAGCAGTTCGACCTCGACAGCACCGACAGCGCCCCCGTGCGTCAGGCCGTCAATCGGGTACGGAAGGCCGGGCTCACCATCCGGGCGATCCGACAGGGCCAGTTGGCGGCAGTGGAACTGGCCGAACTGGCTGCGCGGGCTGCCGAATGGCGTGGCGACGAGCCCGAGCGGGGATTCTCCATGTCCCTGGGGCGGGAGGGTGACCCGGCAGATGCCGACGTGCTGTTCGTGACAGCCCGCGACGCCGGCGGCCGGCTCAGAGGTCTGCTGTCGTTCGTCCCCTGGGGGAAGGCGCGGATCTCGTTGGACCTGATGCGGCGACATCCGCATGCCCCCAACGGGATCAACGAGGCCATGGTCGCGCACGTCCTGACCCACGCGGACCGGATCGGTGTCCGCCAGGTCTCGCTCAACTTCTGCATGTTCCGTGGGGTGTACGAACGCAACGCCCAGCTCGGCAGCCGGCCGCTCACCCGACTGAACCATTCCGTCCTCGGTTTCCTGGACAAGTTCTGGCAGTTGGAGCGTCTGTACCGGTCGAATGAGAAGTACCACCCGCAGTGGTTGCCGAGGTTCGTCTGCTTCCCCGACTGGGTGTCGCTGTCCCAGGTCGCGCTTGCCGCGGGCATGGCGGAAGGTTTCGTCCCGGCCATCGGCGCTGCGCGCCGCGCTGCTGCCGGTGGACATCTGGACGCCCAGCACCTCCGCGAGATCGAACAGCTGCAGTCCTCGGCACCGCTCACGTCGGAACGTGGGCGTGGCGAGCGGTTCCGCCAGCGACTGCTGCATCTGTCCCAGCTGGAAGCCCTTGGTGTGCAAGGGTATCCGGCCGGTCCGGTGAGGCAGACGTGCACCATGGCGCAGTTGGCGGCGACGCTGCGGCCGGGTGTGGAGGAGCAGGACGAAAGCTACGCCGAGACCGTCATCGGACGGGTACGCGCGATCCGCGCGCACGGCGATGTCGGCTTCCTCGACCTGGGCGACGGGACCAGCACCGTCCAGGTCGTCGTCGACGCTGCTGTGGTCGGATCGGAGTCGGTGCGGCAGATCGCCCGGCTGCTGGACGTCGGTGATCTCCTGCGGGTGAGCGGGGTGCGGGGGCGTTCCCGTTCGGGCCAACCGTCCCTGATCCTGCAGGACTGGTCGGTCCAGGCCAAGGCCCTGTCTCCGGTGGCCTTCCGTGGTCTCGTCGATCCCGGCCTGCGATCCCGCCGCCGAGCGCTGGACCTGCTGGTGCACCCGGAGTCGCTCGAACTGCTGCGCCGCCGCAGCGCCGTGGTCGCGTCGCTGCGCAGCACCCTGATCGCGGCCGGGTACTGGGAGGTCGAGACACCCATCCTGCAGACCGTCCACGGGGGTGCTGCGGCGCGGCCGTTCCGGACCCACATCAACGCCTACTCCGCCGACCTGTCGCTCCGTATCGCGCCCGAGCTCTACCTCAAGAGATTGCTGGTCGCCGGCGCCGGTCCGATCTTCGAGATCGGCAGGAACTTCCGCAACGAGGGCGCCGACTTCACCCACAACCCAGAGTTCACCTCTCTCGAGGCGTACCTGCCGTACTCCGACTATCGCGGGATGCAGGTCCTTGCGGAGGAACTGATCCGCCGGGCAGGTGCGGCCATCGGTGTCTCGCTGCCGGACCATTGGCCCGTCGTCCGGGTGCTCGACGCCGTGAGCGTGGCCGTGGGGGAACCGGTCGACATCGACACCGACATCGACCTGCTGCTGGCGATCGCGGTCCGGCATGCTGTGCCGGTGGGCACGGGCAGCGGGCCGGGTGCCGTCATCGAAGCCCTCTACGCCAAGCTCGTCGAACCGACGACAATCGCGCCGACCTTCTACGTCGACTTCCCCGCGGAGACGTCCCCGTTGACACGACCACATCGTTCCGAGCCGGGACTGGTCGAACGGTGGGATCTGGTCATGAACGGGATGGAGCTCGGAACGGCGTACACGGAGTTGACCGACCCGCTGGAGCAACGGCGGCGGCTCGTCGCACAGTCGGCGAAGGCGACCGCCGGAGATCTGGAGGCGATGCAGGTGGACGAGGACTTCCTCGCAGACCTCGAGCTCGGGATGCCGCCGTCCGGAGGCCTCGGGATCGGGGTGGACAGACTCGTGATGGCGTTGACCGGAACGACGATCCGCTCGGTGCTGAGCTTCCCGTTCGTCAGAGCGACACCGACTCACGCCGGGTCGGCGCAGAGGAGGGGGAACTGA
- a CDS encoding ATP-binding protein, whose translation MTGRWARWSLRRRLSTSFAAALVTVLLIGVAVFMVALSSLLSGGARTSARAQAEQLASIVATGGLSPPAALESVPADGARLQVIDAATGAVLAGSDVIARHQVLSNSRPPPGHEVVVARGGVLLGDDSSTLVTRSARTPDGRLYVVVVSRPHAVEARTFTSATVLLVIGAAIWVLLVLVMVDRIVRRTLRPVMQIHQDVSRISSAGSTERVTVPPSGDEIAALAQTMNDMLDRLTRADTAGRQLISDASHELRSPLATIRATLETAPAAEQATPSSRVLYQEVLRMQHLVENMLTLAKAADPGLQLVAEDVDLDDLVDLELRRLRQSTPLVVSGSVRAARVRGDPARLGQVLRNLTDNAARYAASQVSIDLRSEDGRAVITVDDDGPGIPVQDREAVFERFSRLQPSRDRDAGGSGLGLAIARTLVGKHGGTVIVGESPRGGARFVMSLALAPPDDSPAQGPGSD comes from the coding sequence ATGACGGGAAGGTGGGCGCGCTGGTCCCTGCGACGGAGGCTGTCGACCTCGTTCGCAGCCGCCTTGGTGACGGTGTTGTTGATCGGAGTGGCCGTGTTCATGGTGGCCCTCAGCTCGCTGCTCTCCGGCGGCGCTCGTACCTCGGCGCGCGCACAGGCGGAGCAGTTGGCCTCGATCGTCGCCACCGGGGGCCTGAGCCCACCCGCTGCGCTCGAGTCGGTACCTGCGGACGGAGCTCGGCTGCAGGTGATCGACGCTGCCACCGGGGCGGTCCTTGCCGGCTCCGACGTCATTGCACGCCATCAGGTCCTGTCGAACAGCCGCCCCCCTCCGGGCCACGAGGTGGTCGTCGCCCGAGGTGGAGTGCTGCTCGGCGACGACTCTTCGACGCTGGTCACCCGCAGCGCCCGCACCCCCGACGGCCGGCTGTACGTCGTGGTGGTCTCCCGACCGCACGCCGTCGAAGCACGCACCTTCACCTCGGCCACGGTGCTGCTGGTGATCGGCGCCGCGATCTGGGTACTCCTGGTGCTGGTGATGGTCGACCGGATCGTGCGCCGCACCCTGCGGCCGGTGATGCAGATTCATCAGGACGTGTCCCGGATCAGCTCGGCGGGCAGCACGGAGCGGGTCACCGTGCCCCCGTCGGGTGACGAGATCGCCGCCCTGGCGCAGACGATGAATGACATGCTCGACCGGTTGACCCGTGCCGACACCGCCGGCCGACAGCTGATCTCGGATGCCTCCCACGAGCTCAGAAGCCCACTGGCCACGATCCGGGCGACGCTGGAAACGGCTCCGGCTGCGGAACAGGCAACACCGAGCTCGCGGGTCCTGTACCAGGAGGTGTTGCGCATGCAGCACCTGGTGGAGAACATGCTGACCCTCGCCAAGGCTGCCGACCCGGGTCTGCAACTCGTCGCAGAGGACGTCGATCTGGACGACCTGGTCGATCTGGAGCTGCGTCGGCTGCGTCAGTCGACCCCGTTGGTGGTGAGCGGATCGGTCCGGGCGGCGCGCGTTCGCGGTGACCCTGCGCGCCTGGGTCAGGTGCTGCGGAACCTCACGGACAACGCCGCCCGCTACGCAGCCTCCCAGGTGTCCATCGACCTGCGCAGCGAAGACGGGCGGGCGGTGATCACGGTCGACGACGACGGACCGGGCATCCCCGTCCAGGATCGCGAAGCGGTCTTCGAGCGATTCAGCAGGCTGCAACCCTCGCGGGACCGGGACGCCGGCGGGAGCGGTCTCGGTCTTGCCATCGCCCGGACCCTCGTGGGCAAGCACGGGGGGACGGTGATTGTCGGCGAGAGTCCCCGTGGCGGTGCGCGTTTCGTCATGTCCCTCGCCCTCGCACCCCCGGACGACTCGCCGGCGCAGGGCCCGGGGTCGGACTGA
- a CDS encoding malate dehydrogenase: MSSTPVKVTVTGAAGQIGYSLLFRIASGAMLGPDTKVELNLLEITPALKAAEGTAMELDDCAFPLLSGINITDDATRAFDGVNVALLVGARPRGPGMERGDLLQANGGIFKPQGEAINAGAADDVKVLIVGNPANTNALIARSHAPDIPAGRFTAMTRLDHNRALAQASKKLGLPVEEISRMTIWGNHSATQYPDLFHAEANGSSVASQVEQQWLEGTFIPTVAKRGAAIIEARGSSSAASAANAAVDHVHTWVHGTPEGDWTSVGLESDGSYGVPEGLISSFPVTSDGTSWSIVQDLEIDEFSRGRIDASVAELADERSAVQELGLI; this comes from the coding sequence ATGTCCAGCACCCCCGTCAAGGTGACCGTCACCGGCGCAGCCGGCCAGATCGGCTACTCCCTGCTGTTCCGCATCGCCTCCGGCGCGATGCTCGGCCCCGACACCAAGGTCGAGCTGAACCTGCTGGAGATCACCCCGGCACTCAAGGCCGCCGAAGGCACCGCCATGGAGCTCGACGACTGCGCCTTCCCGCTGCTGTCCGGTATCAACATCACCGACGACGCGACGCGGGCCTTCGACGGCGTGAACGTCGCGTTGCTGGTGGGCGCCCGACCGCGCGGTCCCGGCATGGAGCGCGGCGACCTGCTGCAGGCCAACGGCGGCATCTTCAAGCCGCAGGGCGAGGCGATCAACGCCGGTGCCGCCGACGACGTGAAGGTGCTGATCGTCGGCAACCCGGCCAACACCAACGCGCTCATCGCCCGCTCGCACGCCCCGGACATCCCGGCCGGTCGGTTCACGGCCATGACCCGGCTCGACCACAACCGTGCGCTGGCACAGGCGTCGAAGAAGCTCGGCCTCCCGGTCGAGGAGATCAGCCGGATGACCATCTGGGGCAACCACTCCGCGACCCAGTACCCGGATCTGTTCCACGCCGAGGCGAACGGCTCCTCCGTGGCCTCCCAGGTCGAGCAGCAGTGGCTCGAAGGCACCTTCATCCCCACCGTCGCGAAGCGCGGCGCCGCGATCATCGAAGCGCGCGGTTCGTCGTCAGCAGCGTCCGCAGCGAACGCGGCCGTCGATCACGTCCACACCTGGGTGCACGGCACCCCGGAGGGCGACTGGACCTCGGTCGGCCTGGAGTCGGACGGCTCCTACGGCGTCCCCGAGGGGCTGATCTCGTCCTTCCCGGTCACCAGCGATGGCACGTCATGGTCGATCGTCCAGGACCTGGAGATCGACGAGTTCTCCCGCGGCCGGATCGACGCGTCCGTCGCCGAACTCGCCGACGAACGCTCTGCCGTGCAGGAGCTCGGCCTGATCTGA
- a CDS encoding N-acetyltransferase has translation MSFTDPNQPVPTGLRTDDFVMRPITADDAPNDYDAVMETREHLRLWEQSTWPADDFTIEANREDLAGLELRHTEHRAFTYTVLDPGTAECLGCVYVFPTSATFLAKCTVTPMGVEEWDAVDAVVYFWVRSSRMETGLDAHLLGALRRWFASEWTLENTVYVTNEEFTQQVHLIDSTTLTLQFRFIEPGKPGMYLAYG, from the coding sequence GTGTCTTTCACTGATCCGAACCAACCGGTGCCCACCGGGTTGCGAACCGACGACTTCGTCATGCGACCGATCACCGCCGACGACGCACCGAACGACTACGACGCGGTGATGGAGACTCGGGAACACCTGCGGTTGTGGGAGCAGTCGACGTGGCCGGCCGACGACTTCACGATCGAGGCCAACCGTGAGGATCTCGCCGGTCTGGAACTCAGGCACACCGAGCACCGCGCGTTCACCTACACCGTGCTCGACCCCGGCACCGCGGAATGTCTGGGATGCGTCTACGTCTTCCCCACCAGCGCAACGTTTCTCGCGAAGTGCACGGTGACGCCGATGGGTGTCGAGGAATGGGACGCCGTGGACGCCGTCGTCTACTTCTGGGTCAGATCGTCACGGATGGAAACCGGCTTGGACGCACACCTGCTCGGGGCACTGCGCAGGTGGTTCGCCTCCGAGTGGACGCTGGAGAACACCGTCTACGTCACGAACGAGGAGTTCACCCAGCAGGTGCACCTGATCGACAGCACCACTCTGACGCTGCAGTTCAGGTTCATCGAGCCCGGAAAACCGGGGATGTATCTCGCCTACGGATGA
- a CDS encoding helix-turn-helix domain-containing protein, which yields MTGQRKYGQACPVAHALDLVGDRWALLVVRELRLGPRRFGDLATALPGIAPSVLTQRLGELVEVGVLERLTLSSRTGAVGYGLTAWGADLEPVFMALARWGVRSPVVPLAGPISDDAVMLGVRTFFPAAPQHTAEETVAATGLSGDVLVELTHERYLLRLADGALESLARLAPGEDVQYDARVRTDGNTLRALLVGTLSATAASVSGAVATSGDLALGHRLVDSIARRS from the coding sequence GTGACGGGTCAGCGGAAGTACGGCCAGGCGTGCCCGGTGGCTCATGCACTCGATCTGGTCGGCGATCGGTGGGCGTTGCTCGTGGTGCGGGAGCTGCGACTCGGGCCACGCCGGTTCGGTGACCTGGCTACCGCGCTGCCCGGAATCGCGCCGTCCGTGCTCACCCAGCGCCTCGGGGAGCTGGTGGAGGTCGGCGTCCTCGAGCGGCTGACCCTGTCCAGCCGGACCGGGGCAGTCGGGTACGGGTTGACGGCGTGGGGCGCGGATCTCGAGCCGGTGTTCATGGCTCTGGCCCGCTGGGGTGTTCGTTCACCGGTCGTACCGCTCGCAGGACCGATCAGTGACGACGCCGTGATGCTCGGCGTCCGGACGTTCTTCCCCGCGGCACCGCAACACACTGCCGAAGAAACTGTTGCTGCAACCGGTCTTTCGGGAGATGTACTGGTGGAACTCACGCACGAGCGCTACCTACTGAGGTTGGCGGACGGCGCTCTGGAGTCGCTCGCGCGGCTGGCTCCCGGTGAAGACGTTCAGTACGACGCGAGGGTGCGAACCGATGGGAACACCCTGCGGGCACTGCTCGTCGGAACCCTCTCTGCCACAGCGGCTTCCGTCTCTGGCGCGGTGGCGACCTCGGGTGACCTTGCCCTGGGACACCGACTGGTGGACTCGATCGCCCGCCGCAGCTGA
- a CDS encoding TIGR03086 family metal-binding protein: MFDLTPATDELARLVRGVSDEQLGAPTPCPELTVGELLGHVHGLSIAFRDAAAKIDGPTTRTAPTDSTPQLPADWRTAIPQALTELGGGWRSPAAWTGMTAAGGLDLPGEITGAIAGNEVTIHAWDLAAATDQDFHPCPVALEHSFGFCAATPDGQRDGGLFGPVVQVPSDAPLLDRTLGVAGRDPQWAPSS, encoded by the coding sequence ATGTTCGATCTCACGCCCGCCACCGATGAGCTCGCGCGCCTGGTCAGGGGGGTGAGCGACGAGCAGCTCGGCGCTCCGACGCCGTGCCCAGAGCTGACGGTCGGCGAACTTCTCGGGCATGTACACGGTCTGTCCATCGCGTTCCGGGACGCCGCAGCCAAGATCGACGGTCCCACGACCAGGACCGCACCGACGGACAGCACCCCGCAGCTCCCTGCCGACTGGCGTACCGCCATCCCGCAGGCGCTCACCGAACTCGGCGGCGGCTGGCGATCGCCCGCGGCGTGGACCGGGATGACGGCGGCGGGCGGATTGGATCTACCCGGCGAGATCACCGGTGCCATCGCCGGCAACGAAGTCACCATCCACGCCTGGGATCTGGCCGCGGCGACCGATCAGGACTTCCATCCCTGTCCCGTCGCGCTCGAGCACTCCTTCGGCTTCTGCGCCGCGACCCCTGACGGCCAACGCGACGGCGGGCTGTTCGGACCGGTGGTCCAGGTCCCGTCCGACGCACCGCTCCTGGACCGCACGCTCGGCGTCGCGGGCCGGGATCCGCAGTGGGCACCGTCCAGCTGA